taattttaaacaaaaataaaataaagttattaaatatgtGCATGCTAATGTTATACATATGTAGGAGGAAAAAGGAAACATAAAGTTGGAACCGAAGCTCTAAAGGCATACGACAACTATAGAATTCCAAGAATTCCAATGTCCACAGATATATTGTAGCTTATTGACATGGGTCATCTTATAAGAAACATCCTATTGCAATAGTTTTCACTCTGTCCAGGGCCTATGTGAATTTGGTAAAATCCGCTCGCTGATCTTCCACATCTGTGCTTGCGGCCGATGAGGAGGCGATTCCAATGCCGCTGGACGCGCTGCcacttttttgctgttgttgttgttgttgctttttttgattttcaataagctaaaacaaaaataaatatatttttaattttgaatcaTTCATTTTTATCTTTTAATTTAGTTAAACCTGCGAGCGCAATCGCTTCAGTTTGCGCATTCTCTCCAGCCAATTGGATGCATAGGGATTCGTATTCTCCACACTTTGGTAGACAAGTGAGGCCAGCTGCAAAGGGACACATGTTAGAATCGAGCTATATAGGTTAGCAGTTTTTGTGtacaataaacatatatatacaaatcatttttaaacaTATAATATGCCCTGTTATACCCTGGCAGAGGTTACTTGCAAGAGCTCATGAAGCATAAAAATCCGTATCCACACTGTCAGTTTTTATGAAAACTTGTCAGCAAGATTTAAAGCTATCATCATGAAACTCTTAATAGATCCATATTTTAGTGACAGAGCCGTCTGGAAAGGTCTACTATAGTAGGATGGCTCCAAACTGCATTCCATACAAACTAGCTGGAGGGTACTAAATATTCGGCATGCCGAAAATAAAGATAAGTTATATGTTTTCCTTACATTTGCATGCAGCGCCATTTGTCGGGCTAGTATGGGTGCGCTACGATCAGAGACTATACGCGGTTCTGAATGGCAGACGAACTTGGAGATCTCCGAGCGTGCCTTGACATACACGCGATTCGAGTTAAGCTCCAGCGGTTCAACGATCACACACGCATAGTTAAAGTGGCCCTTTAAAGaattgaaatacaattttatcaGATTCATATCGAGTAGCTCGATATCGTAATAGCTAAAGACATACCGATATCGTTGTTAGATTATATTCCTCGCCGCTTTCGTTGTAAATGATTTTCACAAAGTCGTTGCCAATatgctttttcttttcattgcAGTTGGGATCATCCTGTAGATTTGTGGGCATCAATGTAGCCACATGGAAAGTGACCTGAAAACGAACAAAACTCAATTAGTTTTAGTGCTTGAtcaattggaattggaattaaTGATTGCCCACCTGCAGTATGTCATCCTTCCAGATGTAGGCAAATTTTCCATCTGCCCCACTCTTGTCCAGTCCAATAAATAGGTTATTCTGTTCGGCTTCCTTAAGACCGACCAAAGTGCCAATGCTCCTTAGAAATTCCACGTAACGTGTGCTACCGTGGGAATTGCGCAAGATCTCCACCTCGTTGTTGCACTGATTCCGACCGACATAAAGCACGCCGATTCTGTGTGTCTCAAATGGTGGCACAAGATCGAGCAGCGCCAATGCACTTGACTGCTCTGGGCCCACCTTAAGCGGCGTCTCCGTCACCCCCAGCTGGCCAGTGCTGTACAACTGTAGAAAAACAAAGCTGGGATTCATGCACAGCTTGGCACTGGTTGATGGCTTGGTGGCGCCAAAGCTGCGAAAGCTGCTGGCCGGCGGTGGTCGCGCTTTACCATTGTTCACCTCGCGCACAACCGATATTGTTTTAGAGCGACCACGCATCATGTCTCCGCCACCATTGTTATAGTCTGATCCGCCAGCGACGACTCCGTTGCTGccattgccgctgctgttggaCTTGGCTAGGCCCAGGACCGATCCGACGGCATGCTTGGGAGCGACTACTGCCTGTCCTGGCCCCTGAGGTGACAATGGTGGTTTACCAACGGCACCCAGCTTTAGAGAGGATGCTGACGCTGAGGTCTGCACCATGCCCGGTTGAACACCGCTGCCCGTCACCTGGCTGCTGACATTATCGGCCGAGTGCTGTTTTGGAGGCAGCGTGCCAGCCGCCGGTTGCAACGGAAATTTTAATGCCTGCGCTGATTGCGGCGGCGTCGAACCAGCTATCTCTTCGGGTATAGCCTCGCAGCTGACACGCATGTCTTTGGTGCTGTACTGAACGGTCTTTTTCTTCGACGGAAGGTGCGGCTCGTCGAAGGGTGCTTTAACGGCCGCCGGCTCTTGGGAGAGCGGCGCCGGTTTTGCGGCTAGGAACGCCTGCCGCCAGCTGGAGCTCATCTCCGGACTGGAGTTAACACGCCGCACCGGATTGCGAGCTCGAGATTGGCCATCACCAAAGGCCAATGCTTCGTCATCGGCCTCACCATCACTGACGCTGCCACTGAGCGCCGCTTCCTTGCCTCgtttggcagcggcagccaagCGTGGAATGTCAATGGCCGCTGTGCCGCCGCCTGCATTGCTAACGGAGTGAACCTCCTCTTGTCGCTGCAGTGCGCGCGCCTTGGCCACCATTCGGTTGCGCATTTCGGTAGCTACTGGAACCGCAGCTGGTGTAGGCTCTGGTTCTGTTTTTGGCATTGGCTGAATTTCCGGCTGTGGCTGtgtctgtggctgctgctgcatcatCGGTAGCGGCTGCATGGGGTTGTCCGGGCCGAAGACTCCGCCATAGGCAGTGGGTAAAAAGAGTGAAACCATGCTATTGAAGGGCATATCCTGACCAAAGCAATCGTTAGCGATGGGATTCTGAAGGCGCGTTATCCATGAAATGTTGCCCGTTGGCCGTCTTATATAGACCTCGGCCCAGCCAGTgcatgcacgcacacaaactGGCTGCTGCACAACTGAAGCGGACTGCGGTGACGGACCCACACTGGCCGTTGACAGGGATAGGGAATTGCCCAATAGGGATGTGTTGCTGCCTGTGTGCGAGCCCTCGACTAGGTTACTGGCACCCGAAGCCTCCGGATTGGAGCCGCGTCGCGAGTATGCATCCAGCGAGACTGTTGAACTGTTTGAGATTTGCCGATGCGGATGCGCGGTGGCTGCCGAATTCGATGTAGACGAGGATGTTGTATGATCTGTGCTGCCGGCGCTCTCATTGCCGCTGCTATGCTGCAAACTCAATTTGGTGTAGCGGCGTTCCCGTTCCGGCGACAAAGGCGGCTGCTGTGTGGCATCGTTAAGAGTCTTCGAGTTTAGACTGATACTGGGTGCTTTGCCTAGTTGCGCACAGCGTTCGCAGAGGCCGTTCCGCGTAGGTCCCGATGGGCAGCCCGATGTGGTAATTGTGACCAAATTGTGGCCCACCAACCACGTCTGCGAGACACCATCCTTCAGCAGATACTCAACGGCCGGCAGgctgcaaacaaaatatttatgaataaaaataatcttagACTACAAAATTTCATACTCACCGCTTGGGTAAGGAGGGACACGGCGAGAATGTGTGTCGGGCTAGAAAATCAAAGCATGTCTCAGCCAACTCGGCATGAAAATCGCGCAACGTGTCGTTTATCAGCAGACGCATCTCGGAGTCGTTGCGGGTTGTCGCGGTATTCCGACTGCCTCGCTCCGTTAGACTGGTACTACGCTTGCGACTGGTGGAATCTTCATTCACGTTGACTATATCATTGCTCAGCATCTTGGCATTCGACTGCATGGACTGTTTGGACAAGCAAATCAATTGATCAATTATTTGTATCAAATGGTTTTAAGTCAAGGCCTTCACTTACCGATTTAATGTAGCCAACATAATTCTTACGCAGCTCGAGCTTGCACTTCAGAAACCAGCCCGCAATCACATGATGAGCCAGTGATACGGTATAGTGGTCGTATCTGTGCGGCTTTGtgtatggcagcgatatggcGAACACATACATGTTTTGCTGGGGGGTAAAGTTCGTAAACAGCTTGTTCGATAGATGGATCAATACTGTCGatcaaacagaaaacaaataggttaaaaacattcacaaattattaattattaatgatgAATAAgaggcaaacatttttaaaatcgtTTGTTTCAGTAGACAGACTCGCTTTGTAAGGCCAAGTTTACTAAAGGATTTGTAAACTTGCCAGCTGGTTTGACAAAATATCCTCCTGCTTCATAGGAATAGGCCAAAAAAAAGTTACACTCACGGGATAAAAACTCCAAAACTGGTATGGCCACCGCATTCGTATCGGACACCTTGCTGATTTCAAGTAGAACGTCTGGCAGCTTGCGCATAAGGGCTTCGGGCGTCTCCAATATCAGAATAGTCATTGTATTGATGCAGACACTGGCCATGCCTGGTATGCGGGAGTTCAGGGCCGTAATGATGCTTAAGTGGTGTTGCGGCTGCAAGCACTCGTGATAAATGACCAGGGATGCGATTGCGGGCATCACAAGACCATGGAACTCATCGGTGGGTCGATTAAACCTATCCTTGCTTTCGCTgacattgattttttttaataatgtaCTGGCCAGCTTCTCAATATCGTTGCCCTGTATAAGTGCCTTGTTTTGGAGCACTTTGGGTAGCTCCCTGATGACCAGCTGAAAAACTTGGTAATCAGAGTCATGCTCCAGACAGCGCACAATCAGATTACAGGCGTGTCGTATTGAAATTGTTGTGGTTTGCGTTTGCGGTGGCAATGGCGAGTCGATGCCCAAATAGTGGCTAAACTTCAGGGTTTCGGTGCTGCTGTCAGGATAGCCAATGTGATAGGAGGCATTGGCACGTGCCTTGAGCATCCAGTTGAATATCTTTAATGTAATTATATACGGGGTTAGAGATATagcaaaaatgtaattattatCCTTCCACTCACCTTAAGGCGAACAATGCGTGCCCGTTCAAAGACCTTTGGCCGGTCGTAGTGCAGCTCCAGATGATCGgtcaaaatattgaatatctTAATGGCATGAGCGGCAGGCAGGCGATGTAGCTTAATTTCAAACACCTCAACAAGCCCATCGATGGCAGCTATAATATCGCCAATCTCTGACTCAGTCTTTATAATAATGCTGTTGCCCGCCTCTGATGGGTTCGCCTCTGTTGCAACTTGACGCATCTGCTCGAACGGTCGATTGATGAGCGCCTCCAATATGTCTAACAGCTCCAAGCATCGTTTCGAATCACAATGTGCTGCAAAGTTAGAGAGCGCACGAGCCACCGTCGTGCGTACCTGCACGCTGGGCTCTTGATGGATTTGCGCCAGCTGTGGCACAACAACGCGATCCAGTATCTCTTCCTCATAGCTGTAACGATTCTGGTTCATAATCTGCACCAGCGCATCGATAGTTTTGATGCGCACATTCACATTGGCCATGCGATAATATCGGTGCACGAACTGGGTCAAGCACAAAAGCCATTCCGGTCGCGTGGCAGTCAAGCGACGGGTTCGATAGTCGATCAGGGCCAGCACAGAGGCCTCCGAGCGGCGATCAGCGACCCGCTCGATGAGATCATAAATACGATCCACATTGCAAAGTATTTGTGCGCGATCATCTTGGAGCAACTTCTCAATGCAGTCAATATTTTCGTGAAAATTGATTTGTAAATGACACAGGCGATCCTTATTAACACCCAAACGCTCTGCAAGATTGGATTCATTAAGCAGGAAGCACAGCAGGAAGCACAGCAGGAAGCACAGCAGTCAGCACAATACGCACCATATTCCTCAATGTTGTCCACAATCGCCGACATAATATCACAGATCAGATCCCATATTATCTCGGACAGCTTATATTTGCTAATCACCATGCGCACACTGAGAATTACCTCATAGGTCACAATCACCTCGTGGCTATCCAATGCCtagaataatttaataattaattaaaactatttgaGCAGAGttaattgattttcatttacTCACATTCCGGAAGCCCATTAGCACATTTGTTGCATATATCATCGGGGATACCTGAAAAATGATAGTCGAGCCAAAGATGTTCATGTTGAGATGAAAGACAGCTCCACGCAACAGTTGTGCATCCTCATATTGACCCTTATCGTTGAGTATATTGCACATCAATTTCATCGAGCCATAGCCAAGCTGAGTGCCCAACAGATTTTTCAtgatctaaatatatatatgtatatataatattaacatACAGATAAGGTCTAAGGAATCTCGACTATTCGATATGTTTAgcatttttgtgtttaaaGATATCCTCAACAATCTTTTCAAGTTGGACCAACTTATTTAACGTGAAGTAGCACTTCTTATGTCTTTCTTGTTATGTGAAATATGTCAGTTGATCGAGTTATTTTTGTAAGTCACATATTATTTGGCACAGCTTGGaaattcaataataaaatcttaaaaatCATGAAGAAACAGATTGTCAAGGAGTTCATAACGGTCAAGAAGGTGCGATATTTGCCGCGAGAGCCGCCACCACctccaccaccaccgccgcgGCGTGTCCTTGTGGTAGGCCGCTGTGCATTGGATGTTATCACTATGTGCAATGAACATCCTATTCCCGGCACCAAAGATCGCACCACTGAAGGTTTCTGGCGACCCGGCGGCTATGCTGCCAATACTTGTAACGTTTTAAGGCGTCTGGGCACCGACTGTGAGTTCCTTGGCCTTTTGAGCAGCGCGCCCGCTTTCGAGAGCATTACGACCAGTTTTCAGGCCATGGGCATTGACATTTCCAACTGTCCGCGTTCGGCCCAGCAGCCGCCGCATCGGGCAATCGTCGCTGTGCGCGGCAAGCAGACGCGCACCATTGTCGAGTACTCGAACCGCGACCATGAGCTCACCTATCAGCAGTTTGTGGGCGCCGTTGACTATCGCAAATACTCCTGGATACACTTTGAAGCGAGGAACAACACGGAAACGCTGCGCATGATTCGCGCTGTGCACGACTACAATGCACGCAGTCCGGACGAGGACA
The sequence above is a segment of the Drosophila virilis strain 15010-1051.87 chromosome 3, Dvir_AGI_RSII-ME, whole genome shotgun sequence genome. Coding sequences within it:
- the gig gene encoding tuberin; this translates as MMGSKDKSKFKIFLKKPPGNAVERTLRQEFELELRPEQPIAQRCKMLKELGDMHLQNITLDETYITKLWHLTNDLIVPNKPAETRQIALSFYKRLISTQYKNLTLMREKFFLVIQNHEAHEDLRHLLELLDTLTENGKDITNFEEKIGKFMLLWIPAIADANLLCPFLDMMINLIKFNAAHLDKDILVGIVQNACDLSCTVANDDIGLQCLTVLEMVIGYTIFPSEPLHQCIVTLCRTVNNSKYCQASFKIMKNLLGTQLGYGSMKLMCNILNDKGQYEDAQLLRGAVFHLNMNIFGSTIIFQVSPMIYATNVLMGFRNALDSHEVIVTYEVILSVRMVISKYKLSEIIWDLICDIMSAIVDNIEEYERLGVNKDRLCHLQINFHENIDCIEKLLQDDRAQILCNVDRIYDLIERVADRRSEASVLALIDYRTRRLTATRPEWLLCLTQFVHRYYRMANVNVRIKTIDALVQIMNQNRYSYEEEILDRVVVPQLAQIHQEPSVQVRTTVARALSNFAAHCDSKRCLELLDILEALINRPFEQMRQVATEANPSEAGNSIIIKTESEIGDIIAAIDGLVEVFEIKLHRLPAAHAIKIFNILTDHLELHYDRPKVFERARIVRLKIFNWMLKARANASYHIGYPDSSTETLKFSHYLGIDSPLPPQTQTTTISIRHACNLIVRCLEHDSDYQVFQLVIRELPKVLQNKALIQGNDIEKLASTLLKKINVSESKDRFNRPTDEFHGLVMPAIASLVIYHECLQPQHHLSIITALNSRIPGMASVCINTMTILILETPEALMRKLPDVLLEISKVSDTNAVAIPVLEFLSLLIHLSNKLFTNFTPQQNMYVFAISLPYTKPHRYDHYTVSLAHHVIAGWFLKCKLELRKNYVGYIKSSMQSNAKMLSNDIVNVNEDSTSRKRSTSLTERGSRNTATTRNDSEMRLLINDTLRDFHAELAETCFDFLARHTFSPCPSLPKRLPAVEYLLKDGVSQTWLVGHNLVTITTSGCPSGPTRNGLCERCAQLGKAPSISLNSKTLNDATQQPPLSPERERRYTKLSLQHSSGNESAGSTDHTTSSSTSNSAATAHPHRQISNSSTVSLDAYSRRGSNPEASGASNLVEGSHTGSNTSLLGNSLSLSTASVGPSPQSASVVQQPVCVRACTGWAEVYIRRPTGNISWITRLQNPIANDCFGQDMPFNSMVSLFLPTAYGGVFGPDNPMQPLPMMQQQPQTQPQPEIQPMPKTEPEPTPAAVPVATEMRNRMVAKARALQRQEEVHSVSNAGGGTAAIDIPRLAAAAKRGKEAALSGSVSDGEADDEALAFGDGQSRARNPVRRVNSSPEMSSSWRQAFLAAKPAPLSQEPAAVKAPFDEPHLPSKKKTVQYSTKDMRVSCEAIPEEIAGSTPPQSAQALKFPLQPAAGTLPPKQHSADNVSSQVTGSGVQPGMVQTSASASSLKLGAVGKPPLSPQGPGQAVVAPKHAVGSVLGLAKSNSSGNGSNGVVAGGSDYNNGGGDMMRGRSKTISVVREVNNGKARPPPASSFRSFGATKPSTSAKLCMNPSFVFLQLYSTGQLGVTETPLKVGPEQSSALALLDLVPPFETHRIGVLYVGRNQCNNEVEILRNSHGSTRYVEFLRSIGTLVGLKEAEQNNLFIGLDKSGADGKFAYIWKDDILQVTFHVATLMPTNLQDDPNCNEKKKHIGNDFVKIIYNESGEEYNLTTISGHFNYACVIVEPLELNSNRVYVKARSEISKFVCHSEPRIVSDRSAPILARQMALHANLASLVYQSVENTNPYASNWLERMRKLKRLRSQLIENQKKQQQQQQQKSGSASSGIGIASSSAASTDVEDQRADFTKFT
- the LOC6624385 gene encoding ketohexokinase yields the protein MKKQIVKEFITVKKVRYLPREPPPPPPPPPRRVLVVGRCALDVITMCNEHPIPGTKDRTTEGFWRPGGYAANTCNVLRRLGTDCEFLGLLSSAPAFESITTSFQAMGIDISNCPRSAQQPPHRAIVAVRGKQTRTIVEYSNRDHELTYQQFVGAVDYRKYSWIHFEARNNTETLRMIRAVHDYNARSPDEDILLSVDLADMKPLSLLMADLANYVLIRKLVKNKNGYMNGRETVWAVRELMQVARKRWQAMQPKKSPYITEDQPQLDTAKCENGEREPCLIYDNYEEGASCLGPDNTYFKVGGHKPPEILDTIGEHETFVGAFIYAMQGNKMSLRDAMEYGTRAAVFKIAQRGFDGLRCMPKDLISCYYA